A window of the Miscanthus floridulus cultivar M001 chromosome 14, ASM1932011v1, whole genome shotgun sequence genome harbors these coding sequences:
- the LOC136503526 gene encoding patatin-like protein 1 — protein MKRDELLEASTRSYSSRRRVYHPCSSGAAGACRTVGDRVTVLTIDGGGIRGLIPGTVLAFLETQLQKIDGPEARLADYFDYIAGTGTGGLITAMLAAPGPGEHRRRPLFAARDINPFYLEHGPRIFPQKWRSLAASWWGPKYDGAYLRGVVREVLGETRVGNTLTNVVIPTFDVKLLQPVIFSTYDAKSTPMKNALLSDVCIGTSAAPTYLPAHYFQTQDDDGGKREYNLIDGGVAANNPEMVAMTMITEEEIIAKEKAAHFLLNTPEDDCGRFLVLSIGTGLTSDAGLYTAEACSRWGNLGWLRSKDKTPTIDIFVAASSDLVDIHVAVKFQLLRSERNYLRIQDNSALGGRAAAVDAATPENMRNLVAVGERVLEQPVSRVNVETGMYEEVTGVGTNAQALAVQARQLSEEKTARDKRPKTGLAGGSVGR, from the exons ATGAAACGGGATGAATTATTGGAGGCGAGCACGAGGAGCTACTCATCCCGCCGTCGCGTGTACCACCCATGCAGCAGCGGAGCTGCGGGGGCGTGCCGTACCGTCGGTGACCGGGTGACGGTGCTGACCATCGACGGCGGCGGCATCCGGGGCCTCATCCCGGGCACCGTGCTCGCCTTCCTCGAGACCCAGCTGCAGAAGATCGACGGGCCGGAGGCGAGGCTGGCCGACTACTTTGACTACATCGCTGGGACGGGCACCGGCGGGCTCATCACGGCGATGCTGGCCGCGCCGGGGCCGGGAGAGCACAGGCGGCGCCCGCTCTTCGCCGCCAGGGACATCAACCCGTTCTACCTCGAGCACGGCCCGCGCATCTTCCCTCAGAAGTGGCGCAGCCTCGCTGCCTCGTGGTGGGGCCCCAAGTACGACGGCGCGTACCTCCGCGGCGTGGTCCGAGAAGTGCTGGGCGAGACGAGggtcggcaacacgctcaccaaCGTCGTCATCCCCACCTTCGACGTCAAGCTGCTTCAGCCGGTCATCTTCTCCACCTACGAC GCCAAGTCCACGCCTATGAAGAACGCGCTGCTCTCCGACGTCTGCATCGGCACGTCGGCGGCTCCGACCTACCTCCCGGCGCACTACTTCCAGACCCAAGACGACGACGGAGGGAAGCGGGAGTACAACCTCATCGACGGCGGTGTCGCCGCCAACAATCCAGA GATGGTTGCCATGACGATGATCACGGAGGAGGAGATCATCGCCAAGGAAAAGGCGGCGCATTTCCTGCTCAATACGCCGGAGGACGACTGCGGCCGGTTTCTGGTGCTGTCCATCGGCACCGGCCTGACGTCCGACGCGGGGCTGTACACCGCGGAGGCGTGCTCCAGGTGGGGCAACCTCGGGTGGCTGCGCAGCAAGGACAAGACGCCCACCATCGACATCTTCGTGGCCGCCAGCTCCGACCTCGTCGACATCCACGTCGCCGTCAAGTTCCAACTGCTTCGCAGCGAGAGGAACTACCTTCGCATCCAGGACAACAGCGCGCTCGGCGGCAGAGCAGCTGCCGTGGATGCGGCGACGCCGGAGAACATGCGGAACCTCGTCGCCGTCGGCGAGCGCGTGCTGGAGCAGCCGGTGTCGAGGGTCAACGTGGAGACCGGGATGTACGAGGAGGTAACGGGAGTGGGGACCAATGCTCAGGCGCTCGCCGTCCAGGCGAGGCAGCTCTCCGAGGAGAAGACGGCGAGGGACAAGAGGCCGAAGACTGGGCTAGCCGGTGGCAGTGTCGGGAGATGA